A window of the Citrus sinensis cultivar Valencia sweet orange chromosome 9, DVS_A1.0, whole genome shotgun sequence genome harbors these coding sequences:
- the LOC107174622 gene encoding receptor-like protein EIX2 isoform X1 yields the protein MIIIMSSKLFLLFENIALFSVLFFQLKPTIADSNKKTIKCIDEEREALLTFKQSLVDEHGVLSSWGRQDDKIDCCKWRGVRCSNTTGHIKVLNLRTSDKENAQRKVLKGTISPALLELHDIRHLDLSNNHFSASPVPKFLGSLSKLRYLNLSCGTPSEFPRKLRDLSGLEYLNLENSSLFSVGSLEWLSRLYSLRHLDLSYINLTKSSDWFQVVAKLHSLKTLVLRSCALPPINPSFIWHFNLSTSIENLDLSDNNLPSSSVYPWLFNLSRNILYLDLGSNSLRGSIPEAFQHMVSLKSLDLSDSELEGGIPKFFGNMCSLQKLDLPQNKLSGQFSQVIQHLSGGCVVNSLERLYLSYNDFTGPVPHLGGFSSLEALMLGVNRLNGTIDKSLSQLSKLESLSLRMNSFTGVISETFFSNMSNLQMLDLKENSLTLKLSHDWVPPFQLKWLSLASCKMGPHFPKWLQTQNQLVLLDISNVGISDSIPDWFWDLSSELSYLNLSNNHIKGKLPELSLRFDGTRSGGTSIDINSNHFEGPIPPLPSNSLFLNLSKNKFSGSVSFLCSISENTWNFLDLSSNLLSGGLPDCWLHFDSLFVLNLANNRFSGQIPDSMGFLNNIRTLNLHNNRLAGELPSSLRNCSQLRVLDLGKNAFFGEIPTWIGESLQNLIVLSLKSNNFHGNIAYQLCHLGFIQILDLSLNIISGNIPKCFNNFSAMTYERCSNPTIGFAKSFLVLPGIGYYYKYLVNLLLTWKGSENEYKSTLGLVRCLDLSSNKLDGAIPEEIMDLVGLIALNLSRNNLTGPITPKIGELTSLDFLDLSRNLFSGSIPSSLSQLSGLGVLDFSYNNLSGKIPLGTQLQSFNASVYAGNLELCGLPLANMCPDEESTPSPGTDDDSDTLEDEDDQFLTLEFYVSSILGFFVGFWGVCGTLMLNRSWRHGYFNFLTGMKDWVYVTAAVNIAKLQRKFKN from the coding sequence atgataattataatgtCATCCAAATTGTTCcttctatttgaaaatatagcTCTGTTTTCTGTGttgttttttcaattgaagCCCACAATTGCTGATTCTAACAAAAAAACGATAAAGTGCATTGATGAGGAGAGAGAAGCGCTTCTCACTTTTAAACAGAGCTTGGTGGATGAACATGGCGTTCTGTCTTCCTGGGGAAGACAAGATGACAAAATTGACTGCTGTAAATGGAGAGGAGTCCGCTGTAGCAACACAACAGGCCATATCAAGGTGCTTAATCTTCGAACATCCGACAAGGAAAACGCTCAGAGGAAGGTCTTGAAAGGTACAATTAGTCCTGCTTTGCTTGAATTGCATGATATAAGACATTTGGACCTTAGTAACAATCACTTCAGTGCAAGCCCAGTTCCTAAGTTCCTTGGTTCGCTCAGCAAACTGAGGTACCTCAATCTCTCTTGTGGCACACCTTCAGAATTCCCTCGTAAATTGCGGGACCTTTCAGGATTGGAATATCTCAACCTAGAAAACTCTAGTTTATTTAGTGTGGGAAGCTTAGAGTGGCTTTCTCGTCTTTATTCTTTAAGACACCTTGACCTGAGTTACATTAATCTCACTAAATCTAGTGATTGGTTTCAAGTAGTTGCCAAGCTCCATTCCCTAAAAACATTAGTCCTACGCTCGTGTGCTCTTCCACCTATCAATCCATCGTTTATTTGGCACTTCAATTTGAGTACGTCTATTGAGAACCTTGATCTTTCTGACAACAATCTCCCTTCTTCTTCAGTATACCCTTGGCTTTTCAATCTTAGTAGgaatattctttatcttgACCTTGGCTCTAATTCATTACGAGGTTCAATTCCAGAGGCTTTTCAACACATGGTTTCTCTTAAAAGTCTTGATCTCTCTGATAGTGAACTTGAAGGTGGGATTCCAAAATTCTTTGGAAACATGTGTAGCTTACAAAAGTTAGACTTGCCTCAAAACAAACTCAGTGGACAATTCTCGCAGGTAATTCAACATCTGTCTGGTGGATGCGTGGTGAATTCACTAGAGCGGCTATATTTAAGTTATAATGACTTCACGGGGCCAGTACCTCATCTTGGAGGATTTTCATCACTGGAAGCATTGATGCTTGGCGTTAATCGTTTAAATGGAACAATAGACAAAAGCCTCAGCCAGTTGTCGAAGCTCGAGTCTCTGTCACTACGTATGAATTCTTTCACAGGTGTTATCtctgaaacttttttttccaatatgTCCAACTTGCAGATGTTAGACTTGAAAGAGAACTCTTTGACTTTGAAATTGAGCCATGATTGGGTTCCTCCTTTTCAACTGAAATGGTTAAGTCTTGCCTCTTGCAAGATGGGACCTCATTTTCCTAAATGGCTTCAAACTCAGAATCAGCTTGTACTTCTTGACATCTCCAATGTTGGAATCTCAGACAGTATTCCTGATTGGTTCTGGGATTTGTCCAGTGAACTCTCTTACTTAAATCTCTCTAACAATCATATCAAGGGTAAACTTCCTGAATTGTCTTTAAGGTTTGATGGTACTCGTAGTGGTGGTACTAGTATAGACATCAATTCAAACCACTTTGAGGGCCCAATTCCACCACTTCCTTCAAATTCGCTGTTCTTAAATCTCTCTAAAAATAAGTTCTCAGGATCAGTTTCTTTCTTATGTTCTATTAGTGAAAACACTTGGAACTTTTTAGATCTCTCGAGTAACTTATTGTCTGGAGGGCTTCCTGATTGTTGGTTGCACTTTGATAGCCTATTCGTTCTTAACTTGGCAAATAATAGATTCTCAGGACAAATACCGGATTCGATGGGTTTCCTAAATAACATTCGGACACTGAATTTACACAACAATAGGTTAGCCGGGGAATTGCCTTCATCTTTAAGGAATTGCTCCCAACTGAGAGTTTTGGATCTCGGGAAGAACGCATTTTTTGGTGAGATACCAACGTGGATAGGGGAAAGTCTACAAAATTTGATTGTTCTTAGCCTAAAATCTAATAACTTTCATGGAAATATAGCTTATCAATTGTGCCATCTGGGATTTATTCAAATCTTGGATCTTTCTTTAAACATTATATCGGGAAATATACCAAAgtgtttcaataatttttcagCCATGACCTACGAAAGATGTTCCAATCCTACCATTGGGTTCGCCAAATCTTTCTTAGTTCTCCCTGGAATTGGATATTACTATAAATATTTGGTCAATTTACTGTTGACTTGGAAAGGAAGTGAAAATGAGTACAAAAGTACTTTGGGACTTGTAAGGTGCCTTGACCTTTCGAGTAACAAATTAGATGGAGCAATTCCTGAAGAGATTATGGATCTTGTGGGGTTGATTGCCTTAAACCTTTCAAGAAACAATTTAACCGGACCAATCACTCCGAAGATTGGTGAGTTAACATCATTGGATTTCCTGGATTTGTCTAGAAATCTGTTTTCTGGAAGTATTCCATCTAGCCTCTCTCAGTTAAGTGGTCTTGGCGTCTTGGACTTTTCGTACAACAACTTGTCAGGAAAAATCCCATTAGGCACTCAGCTCCAGAGCTTCAATGCTTCGGTGTACGCTGGAAATCTTGAACTTTGTGGCCTTCCACTTGCAAATATGTGTCCGGATGAAGAATCAACTCCAAGTCCAGGCACAGACGATGATTCAGACACTCTAGAAGATGAGGACGATCAGTTTCTAACTCTCGAATTTTACGTGAGCTCGATTCTTGGTTTCTTTGTTGGATTCTGGGGAGTCTGCGGAACTTTAATGCTGAATAGGTCGTGGAGACATGGTTACTTCAACTTCCTGACTGGTATGAAAGATTGGGTCTATGTGACAGCAGCTGTGAATATTGCCAAACTGCAAAGAAAGTTTAAGAACTAA